GGGCTAAAGTCATAAATAGAACTAAGGATTTTGTGAACCTTGGTCAGCACCCCTGTATGTATGTTTTCCACTTCAGAATTATTAGACTGGTGGTTGGTGCCAATTGCAAATAGACAGATACCAAGTTTTCTTGCCATAATGCCATTGATCTAAATGTCGATTCATTGATCACTTTACATTTTAATGTTTATTTGTATGAACCAGGAGCTCAAACTGGAAGCCTCCACAGGCAGCTATCATACCCAATTTGCATCTCCCAATGCGCAGCTTTGAGGTGAAAAATAGGTGTGTTTGACTAATGAATTGTCAATTTGCTGTTCCAAATAGAATCATTCTCTTGTTAAATTCTATACTTAACATTGGGTTTTCATTTGCaggttattttatttatgtattgtGTACAATTTGTAGATTAAGtagaaattttttggttttgaaTCTTGCCTCGGTAGAATTTTAAAAGGCTGCTGGACTTGATATTTTTACAATAAGTATCATTAAACAATATTCTGTGTCTGATCTTTACAATAAGTATTTTACATGTACTGTATGTACAGGACATCAACTGAGGACATAAAGTGTCTGAGATTGATAACTGCGCTCAAAACTCCGTACCTACCTGATGGCCGATTTGATCTAGAAGCGTATGATGATTTGGTGAACAAGCAAATTGAAAACGGTGTAGAAGGTATTATTGTTGGTGGCACAACTGGTGAAGGCCAATTAATGAGCTGGGACGAACACATCATGCTTATCGGGCACACGGTCAATTGTTTTGGCAgtaaaatcaaggttgttggtAACACCGGAAGTAACTCCACGAGGGAAGCAATCCATGCCAGTGAGCAGGGTTTTGCAGTTGGAATGCATGCTGCCCTTCATATAAACCCTTACTACGGCAAAACCTCCTTGGACGGTATGATTTCTCACTTCGAAAGCGTGATTTCCATGGGCCCTACAATCATATATAATGTTCCTTCGAGGACTGGTCAAGATATTCCTCCTCATGTGATTCAAACCTTGGCTCAAAGTGCTACCTTGGCCGGTGTCAAGGAATGTGTTGGAAACGATCGGATCAAACAGTACACGGATGATGGCATTGTTGTGTGGAGTGGCAACGATGATCAATGCCATGATGCTAGATGGGGCTATGGTGCCACCGGAGTGATATCTGTCACCAGCAACCTTGTTCCTGGTTTGATGCGAGACATCATGTTTGCAGGGAAGAATCCAACATTGAATTCAAAGCTCCTTCCTCTGATGGACTGGCTTTTCCAGGAGCCAAACCCGATTGGTTTAAACACAGCTCTTGCCCAACTTGGGGTTGTCAGACCGGTTTTCAGGCTGCCGTACGTGCCGCTCCCTGCGGAGAAAAGGATTGAGTTTGTGAACTTGGTGAAGCAAATTGGCCGAGAACATTTTGTTGGAGACAAAGATGTTCAggttcttgatgatgatgattttatcTTAGTTGGTCGATATTAGTTTATTGTGTTACCTTTGTTGTAGTTTGCATTTTCAGTTGTTCTTAGTTGAGTTTTGTATCCTTTTCCAGATTTTGCCTAAGTTTTAAACCAATTAATGTACAATAGAGTCGGTTAAAATAAACCAATAATAATACAAGTTGGTGTTTCTTTTCAGTATCTATTTGTAGCTGTCGAGTGTTAACTGGTTCATCCTACTTACATGATAAAATGAACCTTGCTCTTTTTTTCCTTGAGTCATGAACTTTCCTTATACACTTATAGCAGACAAAAGCAAAATGACATAATTACATATTCAGAGCATCAAACAAAGATAGGAGTAGTTGGACCATCAAAGTAATGAAGCATTGAAACGAATAGCACAAACTGATTAACAGACTGAATCTTGGCCCAATACTGAGGGATGAGTTTCAATGCCAGAATTCAGAGAGAGGGCCTGACCNNNNNNNNNNNNACtcataaagaaaatatattaaattaaaataaaaaataaaaaccttttattaatttttttttgaaaaaaacctTTCATTAATTAGTACTTGAAGAAACTAGCACTAagtactatttatttattttttattttattggaaaAGTTATAATATTACAATCTCCTGTGTGTATAAACGAATTGTCCTATATTGTTCTTTTGTGGTAGAAGAAGTCCCATAATTTTACTAGCTTTCTTTCAACAATGATTAATTAACCATATTGCAATAAAAGGAATTGACAGATTAAAACTAATTATAGCATTGCTCATTACCATGTAATGGTTTACAATTATACTCTCAAAACTTATtgcaagaaaaattaatttaacctcaaataaaataaagaaacaaataaac
This sequence is a window from Arachis duranensis cultivar V14167 chromosome 2, aradu.V14167.gnm2.J7QH, whole genome shotgun sequence. Protein-coding genes within it:
- the LOC107475566 gene encoding 4-hydroxy-tetrahydrodipicolinate synthase, chloroplastic, with amino-acid sequence MAAMLKSYSSTACFPASGFTVFRSNNATNASNKRSSNWKPPQAAIIPNLHLPMRSFEVKNRTSTEDIKCLRLITALKTPYLPDGRFDLEAYDDLVNKQIENGVEGIIVGGTTGEGQLMSWDEHIMLIGHTVNCFGSKIKVVGNTGSNSTREAIHASEQGFAVGMHAALHINPYYGKTSLDGMISHFESVISMGPTIIYNVPSRTGQDIPPHVIQTLAQSATLAGVKECVGNDRIKQYTDDGIVVWSGNDDQCHDARWGYGATGVISVTSNLVPGLMRDIMFAGKNPTLNSKLLPLMDWLFQEPNPIGLNTALAQLGVVRPVFRLPYVPLPAEKRIEFVNLVKQIGREHFVGDKDVQVLDDDDFILVGRY